The Streptomyces sp. NBC_01775 genome includes a region encoding these proteins:
- a CDS encoding amidohydrolase family protein — translation MSERDASLHIKGRVLAGPEDVRGELWVVDGRITYERPAPPRGSDPGPRTLEGWALPGLVDAHCHVGLDTHGPVDDITSEKQALTDREAGALLLRDAGSPSDTRWIDERADLPRIIRAGRHIARTRRYIRNYAHEIEPGDLAAYVRREARRGDGWVKLVGDWIDREEGDLTSCWPRWAIEEAIAAAHEEGARVTAHCFAEDSLRDLVEAGIDCVEHATGLTEDTIPLFAERGVAIVPTLVNIATFPHLADGGEARFPRWSAHMRELHARRYETVRAAWEAGIPVFTGTDAGGSVPHGLVGQEVAELVKAGIPPLDALSATAWRARDWLGRPGLTEGAPADLVVCEADPRADVGALVAPRHVVLRGRVVS, via the coding sequence ATGAGCGAGCGTGACGCGAGTCTGCACATCAAGGGGCGGGTGCTGGCGGGGCCCGAGGACGTACGGGGCGAGCTGTGGGTCGTGGACGGCCGGATCACCTACGAGCGGCCCGCGCCACCGCGCGGCTCCGATCCCGGGCCCCGGACGCTGGAGGGCTGGGCGCTGCCCGGCCTGGTCGACGCCCACTGCCACGTGGGGCTCGACACCCATGGCCCCGTCGACGACATCACCAGTGAGAAGCAGGCCCTCACCGACCGTGAGGCGGGCGCGCTGCTGCTGCGTGACGCGGGCTCGCCCTCCGACACCCGCTGGATCGACGAGCGCGCCGACCTGCCCCGCATCATCCGCGCCGGGCGCCACATCGCCCGCACTCGCCGTTACATCCGCAACTACGCCCACGAGATCGAGCCGGGCGACCTGGCCGCCTACGTACGCAGGGAAGCCCGCCGGGGTGACGGCTGGGTCAAGCTCGTCGGGGACTGGATCGACCGGGAAGAGGGCGACCTGACCTCCTGCTGGCCGCGCTGGGCCATCGAGGAGGCGATAGCAGCCGCACACGAGGAAGGCGCACGTGTCACCGCGCACTGCTTCGCGGAGGACTCCTTGCGCGATCTGGTCGAGGCGGGTATCGACTGCGTCGAGCACGCGACGGGCCTGACCGAGGACACCATCCCGCTCTTCGCCGAGCGCGGCGTCGCCATCGTGCCCACGCTCGTCAACATCGCGACCTTCCCCCACCTCGCCGACGGCGGCGAGGCGAGGTTCCCCCGCTGGTCGGCACACATGCGCGAGCTGCACGCACGGCGCTACGAGACCGTGCGCGCCGCCTGGGAAGCCGGCATCCCCGTCTTCACCGGCACGGACGCCGGCGGCTCGGTGCCGCACGGGCTCGTGGGTCAGGAGGTCGCCGAACTGGTCAAGGCCGGAATCCCGCCCCTGGACGCGCTCTCCGCCACGGCCTGGCGGGCCCGCGACTGGCTCGGCCGCCCCGGCCTCACCGAGGGCGCCCCCGCGGATCTCGTCGTCTGCGAGGCCGATCCCCGCGCGGACGTGGGGGCTCTGGTGGCGCCGCGGCACGTGGTGCTGCGTGGACGAGTGGTGTCGTGA
- a CDS encoding YciI family protein: MKYMLMIMGDQATYDSMSGKGGSSVWTEADMRAMFAHMGALNDELAESGELVDANGLSAPSEAKLVTAKDGKPLVSDGPYGESKEVLAGYWILDVASEERAIEIAAKAYSCPVPEGVVDPPIVVQPVQEGGGSEM, translated from the coding sequence ATGAAGTACATGCTGATGATCATGGGCGACCAGGCCACCTACGACTCCATGAGCGGCAAGGGGGGCTCCTCGGTCTGGACCGAGGCGGACATGCGGGCGATGTTCGCGCACATGGGGGCCCTCAACGACGAGCTGGCCGAATCCGGCGAGCTGGTCGACGCGAATGGTCTGAGCGCCCCCTCCGAGGCCAAGCTGGTCACCGCCAAGGACGGCAAGCCCCTCGTCTCCGACGGCCCCTACGGCGAGTCCAAGGAGGTGCTGGCCGGATACTGGATCTTGGATGTCGCCAGCGAGGAACGTGCCATCGAGATCGCCGCCAAGGCGTACTCCTGCCCCGTTCCCGAGGGCGTGGTCGACCCGCCCATCGTCGTCCAGCCCGTCCAGGAGGGCGGCGGATCCGAGATGTGA